A single Pseudomonas sp. DC1.2 DNA region contains:
- a CDS encoding Imm74 family immunity protein, producing MILEVSRGHVRVQVGGRVVTVQGEMFFPKNEKMGFVLYRDSIRTWDKPNELDALTADEVNSLIAEIQDEFSRGGHTLEIET from the coding sequence ATGATTTTAGAAGTTTCACGTGGACATGTTAGAGTGCAAGTCGGAGGGCGAGTTGTAACTGTTCAGGGCGAGATGTTTTTTCCGAAGAACGAGAAAATGGGCTTTGTATTGTATCGAGATTCAATAAGGACTTGGGATAAGCCCAACGAATTGGACGCTCTCACTGCTGATGAGGTGAACTCGCTCATTGCCGAAATACAGGACGAATTTTCTAGAGGTGGACATACATTGGAAATTGAGACGTAA